In Thermodesulfatator atlanticus DSM 21156, one genomic interval encodes:
- a CDS encoding UDP-N-acetylmuramoyl-L-alanyl-D-glutamate--2,6-diaminopimelate ligase encodes MKKVKDLLKNLEVLYVRGEETALGGISDDSREVKPGFAFVACRGGKTDGHRFISEAIKAGATAIFAEEKIDLPEDVALVVLPDTKKALPELARAHFGAPEEKLTLIGVTGTNGKTSVTFFIHQLLGLLGQPSGLIGTIFYDTGIRKEKASHTTPGPIKLRRLLREMLDAGLSHVVMEVSSHALAQGRVAGLSFDVAAFTNLSRDHLDYHRDMEAYFQAKKKLFTTHLKASGQAVVNVASTWGRRLAQELSAPVIKIGEDLGGMVTQRSRAGYSFLLVYGQKQQSLATTLYGDFQLENLLMATGCGLALGFSFEEIVPLLPKLKAPPGRLELIGEKNGALFFVDYAHTPDALKGALMSLRPVAKRLLVLFGCGGDRDQGKRPLMGQIAEAHADQVILTSDNPRSEDPQKIINDILKGMKSKPVLVEPDRREAIWAALSLLREGDILLIAGKGHEDYQEIAGKRYPFSDAQLVREFLTREAA; translated from the coding sequence ATGAAAAAAGTTAAAGACTTGCTCAAAAATTTAGAAGTTTTGTACGTGCGCGGTGAAGAAACCGCTCTCGGCGGGATTTCTGACGACTCGCGCGAAGTAAAACCAGGCTTTGCCTTTGTGGCCTGCCGCGGCGGAAAGACTGATGGACACCGCTTTATCTCCGAGGCTATAAAGGCAGGCGCTACAGCCATTTTTGCCGAAGAAAAAATCGATTTGCCTGAAGACGTAGCCCTGGTGGTGCTGCCTGATACCAAAAAAGCTCTTCCTGAGCTTGCGCGGGCCCATTTCGGTGCCCCTGAGGAAAAACTTACTCTGATAGGGGTTACGGGGACCAACGGCAAGACTTCGGTTACCTTTTTTATCCACCAGTTGCTTGGCTTATTAGGTCAGCCTTCTGGGCTAATAGGGACGATTTTTTACGATACCGGCATCAGGAAAGAAAAGGCCTCACACACCACGCCCGGGCCAATTAAGCTAAGAAGACTTTTGCGTGAGATGCTAGATGCCGGGCTATCTCACGTGGTCATGGAGGTTTCTTCTCATGCTCTTGCCCAGGGACGCGTAGCAGGTCTTTCTTTTGATGTAGCTGCTTTTACCAATCTTAGCCGGGATCACCTTGATTATCATCGCGATATGGAGGCCTATTTTCAGGCCAAAAAAAAGCTTTTCACCACGCATCTTAAAGCTTCGGGCCAGGCGGTAGTGAACGTGGCCAGCACCTGGGGAAGGAGACTTGCGCAAGAATTATCTGCGCCCGTCATTAAGATAGGGGAGGATTTAGGGGGGATGGTGACGCAGAGATCCCGCGCGGGGTACTCCTTTCTCCTGGTGTATGGCCAGAAGCAACAATCCTTGGCGACGACCCTTTACGGAGATTTTCAGCTTGAAAATCTCCTCATGGCTACAGGATGTGGCCTGGCCCTCGGCTTTTCTTTTGAAGAAATAGTACCTTTGCTTCCTAAACTTAAGGCCCCTCCTGGGCGCCTTGAACTTATAGGTGAAAAAAATGGTGCCTTATTTTTTGTTGATTATGCCCATACGCCAGATGCCTTAAAAGGTGCCCTTATGAGTCTTAGGCCCGTTGCCAAAAGGCTTTTGGTGCTTTTTGGTTGCGGAGGCGACCGAGATCAGGGAAAACGCCCCCTTATGGGCCAGATTGCAGAGGCCCATGCTGATCAAGTGATTCTCACTTCTGATAATCCCAGAAGCGAAGATCCTCAAAAAATTATCAATGACATCCTTAAGGGGATGAAAAGTAAGCCGGTGCTTGTTGAGCCTGATCGTCGCGAGGCCATCTGGGCTGCTCTTTCTCTTCTAAGAGAGGGTGATATACTGCTCATCGCGGGAAAAGGGCATGAAGACTATCAAGAGATAGCCGGAAAACGCTATCCCTTTTCTGATGCCCAACTTGTGCGCGAATTCCTCACAAGGGAGGCGGCATGA
- the mraZ gene encoding division/cell wall cluster transcriptional repressor MraZ, with product MRFRGRSAHNLDNKGRLSIPARFREVLKHRYGNATLIMTNTPECLHVYPWSEWQALEEKLSNSPFDPPELRLFKRYFLGSAEECQPDRQGRILIPAHLREEVGIEREVVLLGMLNYFEIWSPERLEKEFKRVRENFGELSASVANILNPGVQA from the coding sequence TTGAGATTTCGAGGGCGTTCCGCCCATAATCTCGACAACAAAGGGCGCTTGAGTATTCCGGCCCGTTTTCGCGAGGTGCTCAAGCACCGTTATGGAAATGCCACCCTGATCATGACTAATACGCCGGAGTGTTTGCATGTTTATCCCTGGTCTGAATGGCAAGCATTAGAAGAAAAATTATCAAATTCTCCTTTTGATCCGCCAGAGTTGCGTTTATTCAAGCGCTATTTTTTAGGCTCTGCTGAGGAATGTCAACCTGACCGCCAGGGACGTATTTTGATTCCGGCCCACCTCCGTGAAGAAGTCGGTATTGAAAGAGAGGTGGTTTTGCTTGGTATGCTTAACTACTTTGAGATATGGAGCCCAGAGCGTCTTGAAAAAGAATTCAAACGCGTGCGCGAAAATTTTGGCGAACTCAGCGCCTCTGTCGCCAACATCCTCAACCCAGGAGTCCAAGCATAA
- the murD gene encoding UDP-N-acetylmuramoyl-L-alanine--D-glutamate ligase encodes MVEGRLKGKTVVVVGFGRSGQAATRLLLVAGARVIVSEARPREKLSAAVLRSFEEQGVLFDTGGHRPETFERADLVVLSPGVPPEAAARAYARDIPVIGELELAWRFLSPEKRVIAITGTNGKTTTTAMVTDILRLSGKKVFVGGNFGTPLSEFLLTGERADYVVLEVSSFQLETIETFRPKVAVILNITPDHLERYADFQDYALAKARIYENQKEGDYLILPEELSCPLPFPRSQVLFFGKSPQRGARLKPGGFVLLLPEGEETYSFAGFKPLGEHNRLNFAVAALAARLVGASCEGVRKAILSFVGFPHRLEFVGAYGGVYFVNDSKATNVDATCKALEGLPGPIILILGGKHKGASYRPLIPLLKEKVRLLILMGESRYVMAEDLREVIETKIVENLEEAVAVAISEATPGDTVLLSPAAASFDQFENYQERGDIFRELVKGYAPQFLGEDNRASMVTYH; translated from the coding sequence ATGGTTGAAGGAAGGCTTAAAGGGAAAACAGTAGTGGTTGTAGGCTTTGGCCGTTCAGGCCAGGCAGCCACCCGTCTTCTTTTGGTGGCTGGCGCAAGGGTTATTGTCTCTGAGGCAAGGCCCAGGGAGAAACTTTCCGCTGCGGTTTTACGTTCTTTTGAGGAACAGGGAGTGCTCTTTGATACCGGAGGCCATCGTCCTGAGACCTTTGAGCGGGCAGATTTGGTAGTCCTGAGCCCGGGGGTGCCTCCAGAGGCTGCGGCCCGTGCTTATGCCAGAGATATTCCGGTTATTGGTGAGCTTGAGCTTGCCTGGCGATTTCTTTCTCCTGAAAAACGCGTGATAGCCATTACAGGGACTAATGGAAAAACCACCACCACTGCTATGGTCACTGATATCTTGCGTCTTTCTGGGAAAAAGGTCTTTGTGGGTGGGAACTTTGGCACCCCGCTTTCTGAGTTTTTACTCACGGGAGAGAGGGCTGATTACGTGGTGCTTGAAGTGTCAAGCTTTCAGTTAGAAACAATTGAAACCTTCCGCCCCAAGGTAGCGGTTATTTTGAACATCACCCCTGACCACCTGGAAAGATATGCTGATTTTCAGGATTACGCCCTGGCAAAGGCCCGTATTTACGAAAACCAAAAAGAAGGAGATTATCTCATTTTGCCTGAGGAACTCTCTTGCCCCCTTCCTTTTCCGCGTTCACAGGTGCTCTTTTTTGGCAAAAGTCCGCAAAGGGGCGCAAGGCTTAAGCCAGGTGGTTTTGTGCTCCTGTTGCCTGAAGGAGAAGAAACTTACTCTTTTGCCGGTTTTAAACCTCTGGGGGAACACAATAGGCTCAACTTTGCCGTGGCCGCCCTTGCCGCACGACTTGTAGGGGCTAGCTGCGAAGGGGTGCGTAAGGCCATTTTGAGTTTTGTTGGCTTCCCTCACAGGCTTGAATTCGTGGGGGCTTATGGCGGGGTTTATTTTGTAAATGATTCCAAGGCCACCAATGTGGATGCTACCTGTAAGGCTTTAGAAGGGCTTCCTGGTCCGATAATTTTAATCCTTGGTGGCAAGCACAAAGGGGCCTCTTATAGGCCTCTTATACCCTTGCTTAAAGAAAAAGTACGCCTGTTGATTTTAATGGGAGAGTCCCGCTACGTGATGGCTGAAGACCTACGGGAAGTGATAGAGACCAAAATTGTCGAAAACCTGGAAGAAGCTGTCGCCGTGGCTATCTCTGAAGCCACCCCCGGGGACACCGTGCTTCTTTCTCCAGCAGCGGCAAGCTTTGATCAGTTTGAGAACTATCAAGAGCGGGGAGACATTTTCCGCGAGCTAGTCAAAGGCTATGCCCCGCAATTTCTGGGGGAAGATAACCGCGCTTCTATGGTGACGTATCACTGA
- a CDS encoding two-component system sensor histidine kinase NtrB yields MDYLELEKPSKTFDFLRILLILAGTVASFFSVLGYGEIFPRYSLLIFLGFWGNTFFYFLAKKKISQQKVLWSSLLIDLLLIDILIETTGGRESPFIFLYPLLIFVAGFHLGRRGADTFTFISLLSYSFIYWHPERPPLNPQTILQFFVPLGAMGLSGLLALRYVEERERTRKKIAETHQALFRAEELHRLILQSLASGLIVTDLSKKIISANQAAKAILQRNDLEGLSLKEAFDGFDFVPESSRCELLLKKNGQPIYIGYSFFPLKDEKKEIFGYSLIFQDITPIKEKEERLRRAEHLAALGTLASGLAHEIKNPLASICGAVEFLKEQDLVKPGGERLFEIIAREAQRLDVLVSDFLLFAKPTAGAPEKTNLLKIIGEIQDELALKFKEKDIHWEIDIPPGINLRVDAGRFKQILLNLCSNAIEAYDGREATVRLVCQEQDDHLEIKVIDYVGGISQEIAPRIFEPFFTTKPHGTGLGLAVVYSLVKGLKGQINVKSSASETCFSLSFPKEILFKS; encoded by the coding sequence ATGGACTATCTTGAGCTTGAAAAACCCTCAAAGACCTTTGATTTTCTGCGTATCCTTCTGATCCTAGCCGGCACTGTAGCAAGTTTTTTTTCTGTCCTGGGCTATGGTGAAATATTTCCCAGATATTCCTTACTTATTTTTCTAGGTTTCTGGGGCAATACCTTTTTTTACTTTTTGGCGAAAAAGAAAATTTCTCAACAAAAAGTCCTCTGGAGTTCGCTTTTAATTGATCTTTTATTGATCGATATTCTTATAGAGACTACAGGTGGCCGCGAAAGCCCTTTTATTTTTCTTTATCCTCTCCTTATTTTTGTGGCGGGATTTCATTTAGGGCGTCGAGGGGCAGATACCTTTACCTTTATTTCTTTGCTCAGTTATTCTTTTATCTACTGGCATCCTGAAAGACCTCCTCTAAACCCCCAGACTATCTTACAGTTTTTTGTACCCCTTGGAGCCATGGGACTTTCCGGGTTGCTAGCCCTGCGTTACGTAGAGGAGCGCGAGCGCACACGAAAAAAAATAGCAGAAACCCACCAAGCACTTTTTCGTGCTGAGGAGCTTCACAGACTCATACTGCAATCTTTGGCTTCAGGTTTAATCGTTACGGATCTTTCTAAAAAGATTATTTCCGCCAATCAGGCTGCCAAAGCTATTCTCCAAAGAAACGATCTTGAAGGACTTAGCCTCAAAGAAGCATTTGATGGCTTTGATTTTGTGCCGGAGAGTTCGCGCTGTGAGCTTTTGCTCAAAAAAAACGGCCAGCCGATATACATTGGTTATAGCTTTTTTCCTCTCAAAGATGAGAAAAAAGAAATATTTGGCTATAGCTTAATCTTTCAGGATATTACCCCCATCAAAGAAAAAGAAGAGCGTTTGCGACGTGCAGAGCACTTAGCAGCCCTTGGAACCCTTGCTTCAGGGCTTGCGCATGAAATAAAAAATCCCCTGGCATCGATTTGCGGAGCCGTGGAGTTTTTGAAAGAACAGGACCTGGTAAAACCAGGAGGCGAGAGACTTTTTGAGATTATAGCCCGTGAAGCCCAAAGGCTTGATGTTTTGGTCTCGGACTTCTTGCTTTTTGCTAAGCCCACTGCCGGAGCACCTGAAAAGACCAATCTTTTAAAGATTATTGGCGAGATTCAGGATGAATTGGCTTTAAAATTTAAAGAAAAAGACATACACTGGGAAATAGATATCCCTCCAGGGATCAATCTCAGGGTAGATGCCGGGCGTTTTAAGCAAATCTTATTAAACCTTTGCTCAAATGCCATTGAGGCATATGACGGCCGAGAAGCAACCGTACGTTTGGTTTGTCAAGAACAAGATGATCACCTTGAAATAAAAGTTATCGATTATGTCGGAGGGATCTCTCAAGAAATAGCTCCCAGGATTTTTGAGCCATTTTTTACCACCAAACCCCACGGCACTGGTCTTGGGCTCGCGGTGGTCTATAGCCTGGTAAAAGGGCTCAAAGGCCAAATAAACGTAAAGTCTTCTGCTTCAGAGACCTGCTTTAGCCTTAGCTTCCCCAAAGAGATTCTTTTTAAGAGCTAA
- a CDS encoding PASTA domain-containing protein, whose amino-acid sequence MKKYVLFPILGIILLGLAGLGSTLFSSPEPFYFENEKSLHLGPIYDVEKRLLAESVKKTGILLVPEAFPVSKKNLMLLASLLKKDESEITYLLSSQKGPVFFPEVKKVPELQGVYPKSYFERSYPFKEYCSSFLAGEGYYGLEAYYQRLLFQEGAALRTSIKIERQKVLYQDLLRSMKMLRAKEGAAAVVDISSGRILAYVTKGKKDLLLRPNINLAVLSKVFEKAYQESHYENLSDFLRALGFGEITGVDLAGEEPGILPTEIEDFSEVQASGMQILRAMVALATGTLVSPKIALEVSLNGEKKPILVERKKLKDLTPLSRGGVWWWGGSFREKAFLMAGLWPRKHPKVAFMTYLEGVKAYGLPCYYTRFIPQAVKKETYKTLAQPKKTKAPTGRMPDVRGLTLKEALERLAPLGLKVEFSGFGVTVKQWPAPGTPLARIENCKLVLR is encoded by the coding sequence ATGAAAAAATATGTGTTGTTTCCGATTTTGGGGATAATTTTGCTTGGCCTTGCCGGCCTTGGGAGTACTCTTTTTTCTTCGCCTGAACCGTTTTATTTTGAGAATGAAAAGTCCCTTCACCTCGGGCCTATTTACGACGTGGAAAAGCGCCTTTTGGCGGAATCTGTAAAAAAAACAGGCATACTTTTAGTGCCAGAGGCCTTTCCGGTATCCAAAAAAAATCTCATGCTACTTGCCTCCCTTCTTAAAAAAGATGAAAGCGAAATCACTTATCTCTTGTCTTCCCAAAAAGGTCCGGTCTTTTTCCCTGAGGTGAAAAAAGTCCCTGAGCTACAAGGGGTTTATCCCAAGAGTTATTTTGAAAGGAGTTATCCTTTTAAGGAATATTGCTCTTCATTCCTGGCAGGGGAGGGGTATTACGGGCTTGAGGCCTATTACCAGCGGCTCCTTTTCCAGGAAGGAGCAGCCCTTCGTACCTCTATCAAGATTGAAAGGCAAAAAGTCCTTTATCAGGATCTTTTGCGCAGCATGAAAATGCTAAGGGCCAAAGAAGGTGCCGCTGCTGTTGTTGATATTTCTTCAGGGCGCATCCTGGCCTATGTGACCAAGGGTAAAAAAGACCTGCTTCTTAGGCCAAACATTAATCTGGCGGTGCTCTCTAAGGTGTTTGAAAAAGCTTATCAGGAGAGCCACTACGAAAATCTTTCTGATTTTCTGCGCGCCCTTGGTTTTGGAGAGATTACTGGCGTTGACCTGGCTGGAGAAGAACCAGGGATTTTGCCCACCGAAATAGAAGATTTTTCCGAGGTCCAGGCCTCTGGCATGCAGATTTTACGTGCGATGGTGGCGCTTGCCACTGGCACTTTGGTTTCTCCTAAGATCGCCTTAGAAGTAAGCTTAAACGGCGAAAAAAAGCCCATTTTGGTTGAAAGAAAAAAATTAAAAGACCTTACGCCGCTTTCCAGAGGCGGAGTTTGGTGGTGGGGTGGCAGCTTTAGAGAGAAGGCCTTTTTAATGGCAGGACTTTGGCCAAGAAAACATCCCAAGGTGGCCTTTATGACTTATCTTGAGGGGGTTAAGGCCTACGGGCTACCATGTTATTACACCCGCTTTATTCCGCAGGCCGTAAAAAAAGAAACTTATAAAACCTTGGCTCAACCTAAAAAGACCAAAGCCCCCACAGGCAGGATGCCAGATGTGCGTGGCTTAACCCTTAAAGAAGCCCTTGAGAGGCTTGCCCCTCTGGGTCTCAAAGTGGAATTTTCGGGTTTTGGTGTCACCGTGAAACAGTGGCCAGCCCCTGGCACACCACTTGCTAGAATTGAAAATTGTAAGCTGGTTCTTAGATGA
- a CDS encoding FtsL-like putative cell division protein, translating to MSVREMPYAFSPKRTRKATKAEGLSFERLVKYVSAAALLVVFILAAFFIGREYLTYSRLKKDVSILEHQVVSLEKEYQELTAKDVVLEKANKLGLHPPKKEQIVRLTRP from the coding sequence ATGAGTGTTAGAGAAATGCCTTATGCCTTTAGTCCCAAAAGAACAAGAAAAGCAACTAAGGCCGAGGGGCTTTCTTTTGAGCGTTTGGTCAAATACGTGAGCGCTGCGGCCTTGCTTGTTGTCTTTATACTTGCGGCCTTTTTTATAGGGCGTGAGTACCTGACCTACAGCCGGCTTAAAAAAGATGTGAGCATCCTCGAACATCAGGTAGTTTCCCTTGAAAAGGAATATCAAGAACTCACTGCCAAAGACGTAGTACTTGAAAAAGCAAACAAATTAGGACTTCATCCCCCTAAAAAAGAGCAAATAGTTCGTTTAACCAGGCCATGA
- the rsmH gene encoding 16S rRNA (cytosine(1402)-N(4))-methyltransferase RsmH: protein MLAEALYWLGVRPGGLYVDGTVGLGGHSYAILEKSSPNGFLIGFEWNESSLKLAKERLKVFEGRYQIVRENFARIKEVLNELGKGPVDGVLVDLGLSSFLLEESGEGFSFLKDEPLDMRMDKRLSRTAKDLVNQLSRLQLEDLLKSFGEERFAARIAAAICEARRKAPIRTTKELADLVYRAYPARARRAKIHPATKTFQALRIAVNKELDNLARFLKDAPDVLKPGGRLVVISFHSLEDRLVKRAFKEDSRLRALTKKPVVPKEEEIRENPRARSAKLRAAERI from the coding sequence TTGCTTGCGGAGGCGCTTTATTGGCTTGGGGTAAGGCCTGGGGGCCTTTATGTTGACGGAACCGTAGGCCTTGGGGGCCACAGTTACGCCATACTTGAAAAATCAAGCCCAAATGGATTTCTCATTGGTTTTGAGTGGAATGAGTCCTCTTTAAAACTTGCTAAGGAACGCCTGAAGGTATTTGAAGGCAGGTATCAGATAGTGCGTGAGAACTTTGCCCGTATAAAAGAAGTTTTAAATGAACTTGGCAAGGGCCCTGTGGATGGTGTCCTGGTAGATCTCGGGCTTTCTTCTTTTTTGCTTGAGGAAAGTGGTGAAGGCTTCAGCTTCCTGAAAGACGAACCCCTTGACATGCGCATGGACAAGCGCCTGAGTAGAACCGCAAAAGACTTGGTGAATCAACTCTCTCGTTTGCAGCTTGAAGACTTGCTTAAGTCTTTTGGGGAAGAACGCTTTGCAGCGCGCATTGCGGCGGCTATTTGTGAGGCCAGGCGCAAGGCCCCTATCCGCACCACTAAAGAGCTGGCTGACCTGGTTTATCGGGCGTATCCTGCGCGGGCTAGAAGGGCTAAGATTCATCCAGCCACCAAGACCTTTCAGGCCCTGCGCATCGCGGTAAACAAAGAACTGGACAACCTAGCCAGGTTTTTAAAAGATGCCCCAGACGTATTGAAGCCCGGGGGACGCCTGGTGGTGATTTCTTTCCATTCTCTGGAAGACCGTTTGGTAAAACGTGCTTTCAAAGAAGACAGCCGCCTCAGGGCGCTTACCAAAAAGCCCGTGGTGCCCAAAGAAGAAGAAATCAGGGAAAACCCACGGGCAAGGAGTGCCAAGTTGCGTGCTGCTGAACGCATTTAG
- a CDS encoding UDP-N-acetylmuramoyl-tripeptide--D-alanyl-D-alanine ligase yields the protein MISTEEIVRATGGVLLNGDMGICFSGVTQDSRRVTPGNLFVALAGPRFDGHDYVLQAIEAGARGALVSYWPENINIFELHRAISVIKVPDTLKALGDLAAYYRRKKNARVLALTGSCGKTSTKEFLATLLGVRNKVYKNPGNWNNLIGLPLSILNVADEDTWVLELGTSFPGEIARLTEIASPEIALLLGVKPAHLEGLETMEKLLQEKLALFEEAPRAYWVYPADQEEIKNWVLAQNKDEKISFGFCKDADVRGEVLEITPQGTKFKLEVFGKSYEAFIPLLGKHFVFDVLGALAACLAAGEEIETVLPRLKDLKTIDHRLQLRKIGPFYVIDDAYNANPGSFAAACEVLSAIGPKFSKVIAAVGDMKELGDQTEAFHEEVGRRLASVCDEVYAVGKSALWYQKGGGDKVKTFAEKEALYAALKKNLVANSLLLVKGSRAAAMEEIIAKLEKEEA from the coding sequence ATGATTTCCACTGAAGAGATAGTGCGCGCCACAGGCGGGGTGCTGTTAAACGGTGACATGGGCATTTGTTTTTCAGGAGTAACTCAGGACTCACGGCGCGTAACTCCTGGGAATCTTTTCGTGGCTTTAGCTGGCCCTCGCTTTGACGGACACGATTATGTTTTGCAAGCCATAGAAGCTGGTGCCAGAGGGGCCCTTGTTTCATATTGGCCGGAGAATATCAACATCTTTGAGCTTCACAGGGCAATTTCTGTGATCAAAGTACCTGACACTTTGAAGGCCCTGGGAGACCTTGCAGCTTATTATCGTCGCAAAAAGAACGCCAGGGTGCTTGCCCTAACAGGCTCCTGCGGCAAAACCTCCACCAAAGAATTTTTGGCAACACTTCTTGGAGTGCGAAATAAAGTCTATAAAAATCCAGGCAACTGGAATAATTTGATTGGTCTTCCCCTAAGCATTCTAAACGTTGCCGATGAAGATACTTGGGTGCTTGAGCTTGGTACAAGTTTTCCTGGTGAGATAGCACGCCTTACTGAGATCGCTTCTCCTGAGATAGCTCTTCTTCTTGGGGTTAAGCCTGCCCATCTTGAGGGGCTCGAAACCATGGAAAAGCTCCTTCAGGAAAAACTTGCGCTATTTGAAGAGGCCCCTCGTGCATACTGGGTTTATCCAGCGGACCAAGAAGAAATAAAAAACTGGGTTTTGGCACAAAACAAAGACGAAAAGATTTCTTTTGGTTTTTGCAAAGACGCAGACGTAAGGGGCGAAGTTTTAGAAATTACCCCACAGGGTACAAAGTTTAAGCTTGAGGTCTTTGGCAAAAGCTATGAGGCCTTTATCCCCCTTTTAGGTAAGCACTTTGTGTTTGACGTGCTGGGGGCTTTGGCTGCTTGCCTTGCCGCTGGAGAAGAAATTGAAACCGTACTTCCGCGTTTAAAAGACCTAAAAACCATAGACCACCGCCTTCAACTAAGGAAAATAGGCCCTTTTTACGTAATCGATGACGCTTATAACGCAAACCCCGGCTCTTTTGCCGCGGCTTGTGAGGTGCTTTCTGCCATAGGGCCAAAATTTAGCAAAGTCATAGCGGCCGTGGGAGATATGAAAGAACTGGGAGACCAGACCGAAGCCTTCCACGAAGAGGTGGGAAGGCGTCTTGCCTCGGTGTGTGATGAAGTCTATGCCGTTGGTAAATCTGCCCTTTGGTACCAAAAAGGTGGAGGAGATAAGGTAAAAACTTTTGCAGAAAAAGAGGCTTTGTATGCGGCACTTAAGAAGAATTTAGTAGCAAATTCTTTGCTTCTGGTTAAGGGCTCACGCGCAGCGGCCATGGAAGAAATCATTGCCAAACTTGAAAAGGAAGAAGCGTAA
- the mraY gene encoding phospho-N-acetylmuramoyl-pentapeptide-transferase, translating to MLYHVLYSLHDVSIIFNVFRYITFRTFCAIITSALIVFVLMPRFIAYMRKRQFGQVIREIGPDHQHKAGTPTMGGVVIIFAVTLASLLWGNLNNIYLWITLGLFLIFGLIGFLDDWRKVSRGKSLGLTGKEKLVLQALTAGIFLFLALKYGTFDTKLSVPFFKEFRPDLGFLYFPFTMLVVVGASNAVNLTDGLDGLATGPFVIVAGVYLLFVYLAGHAKLASYLQIPYVPGAGELCIFCGALIGGALAFLWYNAYPAEIFMGDVGSLSLGASLGALAVISKQELLLVLAGGIFVAEALSVMLQVAYFRLTGGKRIFLMAPLHHHFEKLGWPEPKIIVRFWIVAIFMGLLAVSTLKLR from the coding sequence ATGCTTTATCACGTACTTTATTCGTTACATGATGTGAGCATTATCTTTAATGTTTTTCGCTACATTACGTTTCGGACTTTTTGTGCCATCATTACCTCTGCATTAATCGTCTTTGTTCTCATGCCAAGATTCATCGCGTATATGCGTAAACGCCAGTTTGGCCAGGTGATCAGGGAAATAGGCCCAGACCATCAACACAAAGCTGGCACCCCCACCATGGGCGGAGTGGTGATTATTTTTGCGGTAACTTTGGCTTCCCTTTTGTGGGGTAATTTAAACAATATCTACCTCTGGATTACTTTGGGGCTTTTTTTAATCTTCGGCTTAATTGGTTTTCTTGATGATTGGCGCAAGGTCTCACGCGGCAAAAGCCTTGGCCTTACCGGCAAAGAAAAGTTAGTGCTTCAGGCCCTAACTGCGGGGATTTTTCTTTTCCTGGCCCTTAAATACGGCACCTTTGACACCAAGCTTTCCGTGCCGTTTTTTAAAGAATTTCGCCCGGACCTTGGCTTCTTGTATTTCCCCTTTACCATGCTGGTGGTGGTGGGGGCGTCTAACGCCGTGAACCTAACAGACGGTCTTGACGGCCTTGCCACCGGACCTTTTGTGATTGTAGCTGGGGTTTATCTTCTTTTTGTTTACCTGGCCGGGCACGCAAAGTTGGCATCTTATTTGCAAATTCCTTATGTGCCAGGGGCTGGAGAGCTTTGCATTTTTTGTGGGGCCCTGATAGGAGGAGCCTTGGCTTTTCTCTGGTATAATGCCTATCCAGCAGAAATTTTTATGGGTGATGTGGGTTCCCTTTCTTTGGGGGCCTCTTTAGGGGCACTAGCGGTGATCTCCAAGCAGGAACTTCTTTTGGTGCTGGCTGGTGGCATTTTTGTGGCAGAAGCCCTCTCGGTAATGCTTCAGGTGGCTTATTTCCGTTTAACAGGTGGCAAGCGTATCTTTTTGATGGCGCCCTTACATCACCACTTTGAAAAACTAGGCTGGCCAGAGCCCAAAATAATCGTCCGTTTCTGGATTGTGGCCATCTTTATGGGGCTTCTGGCCGTAAGTACTTTGAAACTCAGGTAG